The following are encoded together in the Streptomyces sp. NBC_00341 genome:
- a CDS encoding beta-N-acetylhexosaminidase, whose protein sequence is MRLHTARRSALPRALPRLLGSLLLIGAAGVSTACAAPTASAAGSEAAVLAPRPLGQLVPVPASVRPGGSPYSLNDGTRIRVDGSSGEARRIGEYLAGVLRPSTGYALPVTTKDGTDGIRLRLGSRDSKLGAEGYTLTSGRGSVTITARKPAGLFHGVQTLRQLLPARIESDSRQKGPWSVAGGSVTDAPRYGYRGAMLDVSRHFFSVTEVKRYIDQLALYKINTFHLHLSDDQGWRIAIDSWPKLATYGGSTEVGGGTGGYYTKSQYKEIVNYAASRYLEVVPEIDMPSHTNAALASYAELNCDGVAPPLYTGIEVGFSSLCAGKDVTYDFIDDVLGEVAALTPGRYLHIGGDEAHSTSHEDYAKIMNRAQATVGKYGKTVMGWHQITGATPVKGAVAQYWGYDKTSAADRQQVVDAAKNGTRLVMSPADRVYLDMKYNDQTVLGLKWAGLVEVQRSYDWDPGTYLAGAPADAVLGVEAPIWAETLTDSDDIDAMAFPRLPGAAELGWSPAATHDWDTYKLRLAALGPRFTAMGIDYYRSPQVPWPAESASAG, encoded by the coding sequence GTGAGACTGCACACCGCGCGGCGCAGTGCTCTTCCCCGTGCTCTACCCCGTCTTCTCGGCTCGCTGCTGCTCATCGGCGCGGCCGGTGTCTCCACCGCGTGCGCGGCGCCCACGGCGTCCGCGGCGGGCAGCGAGGCGGCGGTCCTGGCGCCGAGACCCCTCGGCCAGCTCGTGCCCGTCCCCGCCTCTGTGCGACCGGGCGGCTCCCCGTACTCCCTCAACGACGGCACCCGGATCCGGGTCGACGGCTCGTCCGGCGAGGCCCGCAGGATCGGCGAGTACCTGGCGGGCGTGCTGCGCCCGTCCACGGGCTACGCCCTGCCGGTCACCACCAAGGACGGCACCGACGGCATCCGGCTCCGGCTCGGCTCCCGCGACAGCAAGCTGGGCGCGGAGGGGTACACCCTGACCTCCGGGCGGGGCTCCGTCACCATCACCGCCCGGAAGCCGGCAGGGCTCTTCCACGGCGTCCAGACGCTGCGTCAGCTGCTGCCGGCCCGGATCGAGTCGGACAGCCGCCAGAAGGGCCCCTGGAGCGTCGCGGGCGGCAGTGTGACCGACGCGCCGCGCTACGGCTACCGGGGCGCGATGCTCGACGTCTCGCGGCACTTCTTCTCGGTCACCGAGGTCAAGCGGTACATCGACCAGCTCGCGCTGTACAAGATCAACACGTTCCATCTGCACCTCTCCGACGACCAGGGCTGGCGGATCGCCATCGACTCCTGGCCGAAGCTGGCCACGTACGGCGGCTCGACGGAGGTCGGCGGCGGGACCGGCGGCTACTACACCAAGAGCCAGTACAAGGAGATCGTGAACTACGCGGCCTCCCGATACCTGGAGGTGGTGCCGGAGATCGACATGCCCAGCCACACCAACGCCGCTCTCGCCTCGTACGCCGAGCTGAACTGCGACGGCGTCGCGCCGCCGCTCTACACGGGCATCGAGGTCGGCTTCAGCTCGCTGTGCGCGGGCAAGGACGTCACGTACGACTTCATCGACGACGTCCTCGGCGAAGTGGCCGCGCTGACCCCCGGCAGGTACCTCCACATCGGCGGTGACGAGGCGCACTCCACCAGCCACGAGGACTACGCCAAGATCATGAACCGCGCGCAGGCCACCGTCGGCAAGTACGGCAAGACCGTGATGGGCTGGCACCAGATCACCGGGGCCACCCCGGTCAAGGGCGCGGTCGCCCAGTACTGGGGCTACGACAAGACGTCCGCCGCGGACCGGCAGCAGGTGGTGGACGCCGCGAAGAACGGCACCAGGCTGGTGATGTCGCCGGCCGACCGGGTGTACCTGGACATGAAGTACAACGACCAGACCGTACTGGGCCTGAAGTGGGCCGGTCTGGTCGAGGTCCAGCGCTCCTACGACTGGGACCCGGGGACCTATCTCGCCGGTGCTCCGGCGGACGCGGTGCTGGGCGTCGAGGCGCCGATCTGGGCGGAGACCCTGACGGACAGCGACGACATCGACGCGATGGCGTTCCCGCGGCTGCCCGGGGCGGCGGAGCTGGGCTGGTCCCCGGCGGCGACGCACGACTGGGACACGTACAAGCTGCGGCTGGCGGCGCTCGGGCCGCGGTTCACGGCGATGGGGATCGACTACTACCGGTCGCCGCAGGTGCCGTGGCCGGCGGAGTCGGCTTCGGCGGGCTGA
- the glmS gene encoding glutamine--fructose-6-phosphate transaminase (isomerizing), translating into MCGIVGYIGKRDVAPLLLEGLQRLEYRGYDSAGIVITGKPAAGKPATLKMVKAKGRVRELEARVPKRFTGTTGIAHTRWATHGAPSDENAHPHLDAGGKVAVVHNGIIDNASELRPRLEAEGVVFLSETDTEVLVHLIARSEADTLEEKVREALRSVEGTYGIAVMHADFNDRIVVARNGSPVVLGIGEKEMFVASDVAALVTHTRQVVTLDDGEMATLKADDFRTYTTEGSTTTATPTTVEWEAESYDMGGHDTYMHKEISEQAEAVDRVLRGRIDDRFATVHLGGLNLDAREARGVRRIKILGCGTSYHAGQIGAQLIEELARIPADAEPASEFRYRNPVVDPDTLYVAVSQSGETYDVLAAVQELKRKGARVLGVVNVVGSAIAREADGGTYVHAGPEVCVVSTKCFTNTVVAFALLALHLGRIRDLSVADGKRIIEGLRKLPAQISEILETEDEIKKLAAEYADAKSMMFIGRVRGYPVAREASLKLKEVSYIHAEAYPASELKHGPLALIEPAMPTVAIVPDDDLLEKNRAAMEEIKARSGRILAIAHQVQDKADHTIVVPKNENELDPILMGIPLQLFAYHTALAMGRDIDKPRNLAKSVTVE; encoded by the coding sequence ATGTGCGGAATCGTCGGTTATATCGGAAAGCGTGACGTGGCTCCGCTGCTGCTGGAGGGACTGCAGCGGCTGGAGTACCGGGGTTACGACTCCGCGGGCATCGTGATCACCGGCAAGCCGGCGGCCGGGAAGCCCGCCACGCTGAAGATGGTCAAGGCCAAGGGCCGGGTCCGCGAGCTGGAGGCCCGGGTCCCCAAGCGGTTCACCGGCACCACCGGCATCGCCCACACCCGCTGGGCCACCCACGGCGCCCCGAGCGACGAGAACGCCCACCCGCACCTGGACGCCGGCGGCAAGGTCGCCGTCGTCCACAACGGGATCATCGACAACGCCTCCGAACTGCGCCCCCGGCTCGAAGCGGAGGGCGTCGTCTTCCTCTCCGAGACCGACACCGAGGTGCTGGTCCACCTGATCGCCCGCTCGGAGGCGGACACCCTGGAGGAGAAGGTCCGCGAGGCGCTGCGCTCGGTCGAGGGCACGTACGGCATCGCCGTGATGCACGCGGACTTCAACGACCGCATCGTCGTCGCCCGCAACGGCTCCCCGGTCGTCCTCGGCATCGGCGAGAAGGAGATGTTCGTCGCCTCGGACGTCGCCGCCCTGGTCACCCACACCCGCCAGGTCGTCACCCTCGACGACGGCGAGATGGCCACCCTCAAGGCCGACGACTTCCGTACGTACACGACGGAGGGCTCGACCACGACGGCCACGCCGACCACCGTGGAGTGGGAGGCCGAGTCGTACGACATGGGCGGCCACGACACGTACATGCACAAGGAGATCTCGGAGCAGGCCGAGGCCGTCGACCGGGTGCTGCGCGGCCGGATCGACGACCGGTTCGCCACCGTGCACCTGGGCGGCCTCAACCTGGACGCCCGTGAGGCGCGCGGGGTCCGCCGGATCAAGATCCTGGGCTGCGGCACCTCGTACCACGCGGGCCAGATCGGCGCCCAGCTGATCGAGGAGCTCGCCCGCATCCCCGCGGACGCCGAGCCGGCCTCCGAGTTCCGCTACCGCAACCCGGTGGTGGACCCCGACACGCTCTACGTCGCGGTCTCCCAGTCCGGCGAGACGTACGACGTGCTGGCCGCCGTCCAGGAGCTCAAGCGCAAGGGCGCGCGGGTGCTCGGTGTGGTCAACGTGGTCGGTTCCGCGATCGCCCGGGAGGCGGACGGCGGTACGTACGTGCACGCCGGTCCCGAGGTGTGTGTCGTCTCGACGAAGTGCTTCACCAACACCGTCGTCGCGTTCGCGCTGCTCGCCCTGCACCTGGGCCGCATCCGGGACCTGTCGGTCGCCGACGGCAAGCGGATCATCGAGGGCCTGCGCAAGCTGCCCGCCCAGATCAGCGAGATCCTGGAGACCGAGGACGAGATCAAGAAGCTGGCCGCGGAGTACGCGGACGCGAAGTCGATGATGTTCATCGGCCGGGTGCGCGGCTACCCCGTCGCCCGCGAGGCCTCGCTGAAGCTCAAGGAGGTCTCGTACATCCACGCGGAGGCCTACCCGGCCTCCGAGCTGAAGCACGGGCCGCTCGCGCTGATCGAGCCCGCGATGCCGACCGTGGCGATCGTGCCGGACGACGACCTGCTGGAGAAGAACCGCGCCGCGATGGAGGAGATCAAGGCCCGCAGCGGCCGCATCCTCGCCATCGCACACCAGGTGCAGGACAAGGCCGACCACACCATCGTCGTACCGAAGAACGAGAACGAGCTGGACCCGATCCTGATGGGCATCCCGCTCCAGCTGTTCGCCTACCACACGGCGCTGGCCATGGGCCGGGACATCGACAAGCCGCGCAACCTGGCGAAGTCCGTCACCGTCGAGTAA
- a CDS encoding MerR family transcriptional regulator, whose product MRIGQLARRSGVSVRALRYYEEQRLLESARTPGGQRDYPDEALERVQLIQDLFAAGLSSRTVVELLPCVSTGVATPAMLDQLIVERDRIAARIQDLTRAKAKLGGVIENVTAASVVRD is encoded by the coding sequence ATGCGCATCGGACAGCTCGCCAGGCGGTCAGGGGTCAGCGTGCGGGCCCTGCGCTACTACGAGGAGCAGCGGCTCCTGGAATCGGCGCGGACGCCCGGTGGGCAGCGTGACTATCCCGACGAGGCCCTGGAGCGGGTCCAGCTCATCCAGGACCTCTTCGCGGCCGGCCTCTCCAGCCGTACCGTCGTCGAACTCCTGCCGTGTGTGAGTACCGGCGTCGCGACCCCCGCCATGCTCGACCAGCTCATCGTCGAACGCGACCGCATCGCCGCACGCATCCAGGACCTGACCCGGGCCAAGGCCAAACTCGGCGGCGTGATCGAGAACGTGACCGCGGCGAGCGTGGTGCGGGACTGA
- a CDS encoding NADP-dependent oxidoreductase, with translation MRAARFHEYGEAESLVIEQVPDPHPGPGEIRVRVAAAGVNPIDWKLRAGALHQLIPLELPAVPGRDGAGVVDEIGDGVRGVSVGDRVFGLGGVTGATAELFVLSAWAHTPDAWSDEQAAGAGLASVTAMGGLNALGSLAGRTLLVEGAAGGVGSAAVEIAVAQGATVIGTASERNHEFLTALGAVPTTYGPGLAQRLTALAPHGVDIALDTAASGSLDDLVAITGDPTRVATVADHARGQRLGTHVVNAENDSALLSAAAELGGQGRYTPRIEQAYPLERIAEAHAHAERGRTRGKIVIRV, from the coding sequence ATGCGCGCAGCCCGGTTCCACGAATACGGCGAGGCGGAGAGCCTGGTGATCGAGCAGGTCCCCGATCCCCACCCCGGACCCGGTGAGATCCGTGTCCGGGTAGCGGCGGCCGGCGTCAATCCCATCGACTGGAAGCTGCGCGCCGGCGCCCTGCACCAGCTGATCCCCCTGGAGCTGCCCGCCGTTCCCGGACGCGACGGCGCGGGTGTGGTCGACGAGATCGGCGACGGGGTGCGGGGGGTGAGCGTCGGCGACCGTGTCTTCGGGCTGGGCGGTGTCACCGGGGCGACCGCAGAGCTGTTCGTCCTCTCGGCCTGGGCGCACACCCCCGACGCGTGGAGCGACGAGCAGGCCGCCGGCGCCGGTCTCGCGTCAGTGACCGCGATGGGGGGACTGAACGCGCTCGGCTCCCTCGCAGGGCGCACCCTTCTCGTCGAGGGCGCCGCCGGAGGCGTGGGCAGTGCGGCAGTCGAGATCGCGGTGGCGCAAGGTGCCACGGTGATCGGGACGGCCAGTGAACGCAACCACGAGTTCCTCACCGCCCTCGGCGCCGTTCCCACCACCTACGGCCCCGGCCTCGCGCAGCGCCTCACCGCCCTCGCCCCGCACGGCGTCGACATCGCGCTCGACACCGCGGCCTCCGGATCGCTGGACGACCTCGTCGCGATCACAGGTGACCCGACGCGCGTCGCGACGGTCGCCGACCACGCGCGCGGGCAGCGCCTGGGCACGCATGTGGTCAACGCGGAGAACGATTCCGCTCTCCTGTCCGCGGCGGCGGAACTGGGCGGGCAGGGCCGCTACACACCCCGTATCGAACAGGCCTACCCGCTGGAGCGGATCGCCGAAGCCCACGCGCACGCCGAGCGCGGACGCACCCGGGGAAAGATCGTGATCCGCGTCTGA
- a CDS encoding universal stress protein translates to MAGHEIPEPADRKQVADPESGPQAVEEARHSCDPAFRHGVVVGFDGSTSSERALAYAIGMARRSGSGLIIVHVANRLPTTVWAGCEPPVFVDVPDHRTEVLGLELACADYLTEVPWVLVERGGDICHELEEVGREYSADAIVVGSTQGIVGRIFGSVAGRLARRAQRPVVVIP, encoded by the coding sequence ATGGCCGGTCACGAAATCCCTGAACCCGCGGACCGCAAGCAGGTAGCCGACCCCGAGTCGGGCCCGCAAGCGGTCGAAGAAGCACGTCATTCCTGCGATCCCGCGTTCCGGCACGGGGTCGTCGTCGGCTTCGACGGCTCGACCTCCAGCGAACGAGCCCTCGCCTACGCCATCGGCATGGCCCGAAGATCGGGCTCCGGCCTGATCATCGTCCATGTCGCCAACCGGCTGCCGACCACTGTCTGGGCAGGCTGCGAGCCGCCCGTCTTCGTCGATGTGCCCGATCACCGGACCGAGGTCCTCGGCCTGGAGCTCGCCTGCGCGGACTACCTCACCGAGGTCCCGTGGGTGCTCGTCGAGCGCGGCGGGGACATCTGCCACGAGCTGGAGGAGGTCGGCCGCGAGTACTCGGCCGACGCGATCGTGGTGGGCTCCACCCAGGGCATCGTCGGCCGGATCTTCGGCTCGGTGGCGGGCCGGCTGGCACGGCGCGCACAGCGCCCGGTCGTCGTCATCCCGTAG
- a CDS encoding LacI family DNA-binding transcriptional regulator, whose amino-acid sequence MTAARVRSGGRPTLEEVAARAGVGRGTASRVINGSPRVSARTREAVEAAVAELGYVPNRAARALAGNRTDAIALVVPESESRFFAEPYFSDIVRGVGAALADTEMQLLLTLVGGDRERRRLAQYLTAHRVDGVLLVSVHADDPLPDLLEQLGMPAVMNGRRSAAEPLPSVDSDNFEGARGAVQHLVSRGRRSIATITGRLDVYASQGRLDGYRKALADAGLEPDERLIAPADFSEEGGVRAMRELLARRPDVDAVFAASDLMAAGARQVLREAGRRIPGDVALIGFDDSAVARHMDPALTSVRQPIEEMGRTMTRVLLDLIAGESDERPQIVLPTELVVRDSS is encoded by the coding sequence ATGACGGCAGCGCGAGTACGGAGCGGGGGCCGGCCCACGCTGGAGGAAGTCGCGGCACGGGCGGGCGTGGGCCGCGGCACGGCCTCACGCGTCATCAACGGCTCACCGAGGGTCAGCGCGCGCACCAGGGAGGCGGTGGAGGCGGCCGTCGCCGAGCTGGGCTACGTACCCAACCGCGCCGCCCGCGCCCTGGCCGGCAACCGCACGGACGCCATCGCGCTCGTGGTGCCGGAGTCGGAGAGCCGCTTCTTCGCGGAGCCCTACTTCTCCGACATCGTCCGAGGGGTCGGCGCGGCCCTGGCCGACACCGAGATGCAGCTGCTGCTCACCCTGGTCGGCGGCGACCGCGAACGCCGCAGGCTGGCCCAGTACCTCACCGCCCACCGCGTGGACGGCGTGCTGCTGGTCTCCGTGCACGCGGACGACCCGCTGCCCGACCTGCTGGAGCAGCTCGGCATGCCCGCCGTGATGAACGGCCGCAGGTCCGCCGCGGAGCCGCTGCCCTCGGTCGACTCCGACAACTTCGAGGGCGCCCGGGGCGCCGTCCAGCACCTCGTCTCCCGGGGCCGCCGCTCCATCGCCACCATCACCGGCCGACTCGACGTCTACGCCTCCCAGGGGCGCCTGGACGGCTACCGCAAGGCCCTGGCCGACGCGGGCCTCGAACCCGACGAACGGCTGATCGCCCCCGCCGACTTCTCCGAGGAGGGCGGCGTCCGCGCCATGCGCGAGCTGCTCGCCCGCCGCCCCGACGTGGACGCGGTCTTCGCCGCCTCCGACCTGATGGCCGCGGGCGCCCGCCAGGTGCTCCGCGAGGCCGGCCGGCGCATCCCGGGCGACGTGGCCCTCATCGGCTTCGACGACTCGGCCGTGGCCCGCCACATGGACCCGGCCCTCACCAGCGTGCGGCAGCCGATCGAGGAGATGGGCCGCACGATGACCCGGGTGCTCCTCGACCTGATCGCGGGCGAGAGCGACGAGCGGCCGCAGATCGTGCTCCCGACGGAACTGGTCGTGCGCGACTCGTCGTGA
- a CDS encoding GH1 family beta-glucosidase: MTAVRPDIAPKQAPEATRFPTGFVWGAATAAYQVEGAAAEDGRTPSIWDTFSRTPGKVRNGDTGDIAADHYHLYRDDVALMKRLGLKAYRFSISWSRVQPTGRGPAVERGLDFYRKLVDELLEAGITPVATLYHWDLPQELEDAGGWPQRVTADRFADYAAIMAGALGDRVGTWTTFNEPWCSAFLGYGSGVHAPGRTEPASALRAAHHLNLAHGRAIEVLRGQLPAAVQTSVTLNLHQVRPLTASAADADAARRIDAVGNRIFTGPMLRGEYPEDLIADTRHLVDWSQLVQDGDLAAISRPVDVLGVNYYTPTLVSTPAEGAGDTRNDGHGASDHSPWPGSEHVAFHLAEGKERTAMNWSIDPNGLYSLLMDVTRDHPGLPLMVTENGAAFDDYVSPEGRVEDPERIAYLHGHLDAVQRAVADGADVRGYFLWSLMDNFEWAYGYSKRFGAVYVDYASQRRIPKASAHWYADVIRRHGLPQTGPA, from the coding sequence GGCTTCGTCTGGGGGGCGGCCACCGCCGCCTACCAGGTCGAGGGCGCCGCGGCCGAGGACGGCCGCACCCCCTCCATCTGGGACACCTTCAGCCGCACGCCGGGCAAGGTCCGCAACGGCGACACCGGAGACATCGCCGCCGACCACTACCACCTGTACCGCGACGACGTGGCGCTGATGAAGCGGCTGGGGCTGAAGGCGTACCGCTTCTCCATCTCCTGGTCCCGGGTGCAGCCCACCGGGCGCGGCCCCGCCGTCGAGCGCGGCCTCGACTTCTACCGCAAGCTCGTCGACGAGCTCCTCGAAGCCGGCATCACCCCGGTCGCCACCCTCTACCACTGGGACCTGCCCCAGGAGCTGGAGGACGCCGGCGGCTGGCCCCAGCGGGTGACCGCGGACCGGTTCGCGGACTACGCCGCGATCATGGCGGGCGCCCTCGGCGACCGCGTGGGCACGTGGACCACCTTCAACGAGCCGTGGTGCTCGGCCTTCCTCGGATACGGCTCCGGTGTGCACGCGCCGGGTCGCACCGAGCCCGCCTCCGCCCTGCGGGCGGCCCATCACCTCAACCTCGCCCATGGCCGGGCGATCGAGGTTCTGCGCGGTCAACTCCCCGCTGCCGTGCAGACCTCGGTCACCCTCAACCTCCACCAGGTCCGTCCGCTCACCGCGAGCGCGGCCGACGCCGACGCCGCCCGCCGGATCGACGCGGTGGGCAACCGGATCTTCACCGGTCCGATGCTGCGCGGCGAGTACCCGGAGGACCTGATCGCGGACACCAGGCATCTGGTGGACTGGTCGCAGCTGGTCCAGGACGGCGACCTGGCCGCCATCTCCCGTCCGGTCGACGTGCTCGGCGTCAACTACTACACGCCGACGCTGGTCTCCACGCCCGCTGAGGGCGCAGGGGACACGCGCAACGACGGTCACGGCGCCAGCGACCACTCCCCGTGGCCCGGCTCCGAGCACGTCGCCTTCCACCTGGCCGAGGGGAAGGAGCGCACCGCGATGAACTGGTCGATCGACCCCAACGGGCTCTACAGCCTCCTCATGGACGTCACCCGGGACCACCCGGGGCTGCCCCTGATGGTCACCGAGAACGGCGCCGCCTTCGACGACTACGTCTCGCCGGAGGGCCGGGTGGAGGACCCCGAGCGGATCGCGTACCTGCACGGTCACCTCGACGCCGTGCAGCGCGCGGTGGCCGACGGCGCCGATGTCCGGGGCTACTTCCTGTGGTCGCTGATGGACAACTTCGAGTGGGCGTACGGCTATTCGAAGCGCTTCGGTGCGGTGTACGTCGACTACGCCTCCCAGCGCCGCATTCCCAAGGCGAGCGCCCACTGGTACGCCGATGTCATCCGCCGCCACGGCCTGCCGCAGACCGGCCCCGCCTGA
- a CDS encoding helix-turn-helix domain-containing protein has protein sequence MSQDSATATEAVRKLSGRRRREVVAVLLFSGGPIFESSIPLSVFGIDRQDAGVPRYRLLVCSGEEGPLRTTGGLELTAPYGLEAISRAGTVVVPAWRSITSPPPVEALDALRRAHEEGARIVGLCTGAFVLAAAGLLDGRPATTHWMYAPTLAKRYPSVHVDPRELFVDDGDVLTSAGTAAGIDLCLHIVRSDHGTEAAGALARRLVVPPRRSGGQERYLDRSLPEEIGSDPLAEVVAWALEHLHEQFDVETLAARAYMSRRTFDRRFRSLTGSAPLQWLITQRVLQAQRLLETSDYSVDEVAGRCGFRSPVALRGHFRRQLGSSPAAYRAAYRARRPQGGGPEPVGQVTEQVVPAQAGPGSRRTLAAPAPAGQSAAAPAALDPGRTEQGRPGSDAYATGRPALPGQRSAP, from the coding sequence ATGAGCCAGGACTCCGCCACCGCAACGGAGGCTGTACGGAAGCTGAGCGGGCGCCGGCGCCGGGAGGTCGTGGCCGTACTGCTGTTCAGCGGCGGCCCCATCTTCGAGAGCTCCATCCCGCTCTCCGTGTTCGGTATCGACCGCCAGGACGCGGGAGTTCCGCGCTACCGGCTTCTCGTGTGCAGCGGCGAAGAGGGACCGCTGCGCACCACAGGGGGACTCGAACTCACCGCGCCCTACGGGCTGGAGGCGATCAGCAGGGCCGGCACCGTCGTGGTGCCCGCCTGGCGCTCGATCACCTCACCACCGCCCGTGGAGGCACTGGACGCGCTGCGCCGCGCCCACGAGGAAGGGGCCAGAATCGTCGGGCTGTGCACGGGGGCGTTCGTCCTCGCCGCGGCCGGACTGCTCGACGGCCGCCCGGCGACCACGCACTGGATGTACGCGCCGACGCTGGCCAAGCGCTATCCGTCGGTCCACGTCGATCCGCGCGAGCTGTTCGTCGACGACGGCGACGTGCTCACCTCCGCGGGCACAGCGGCAGGCATCGACCTCTGCCTGCACATAGTGCGTTCGGACCACGGCACGGAGGCCGCCGGGGCACTCGCCCGCCGGCTCGTCGTGCCACCGCGGCGCAGTGGCGGCCAGGAGCGCTACCTGGACAGGTCTTTACCCGAAGAGATCGGCTCCGACCCGCTCGCAGAGGTCGTGGCCTGGGCCCTGGAGCATCTGCACGAGCAGTTCGACGTGGAGACGCTCGCCGCGCGCGCCTACATGAGCCGGCGGACCTTCGACCGGAGGTTCCGCTCGCTCACCGGCAGCGCACCGCTGCAGTGGCTGATCACCCAGCGGGTGCTGCAGGCGCAGCGGCTGCTGGAGACGTCCGACTACTCGGTCGACGAGGTCGCGGGCCGCTGCGGCTTCCGCTCGCCGGTCGCGCTGCGCGGACACTTCCGGCGTCAGCTGGGCTCCTCCCCCGCCGCGTACCGGGCCGCCTACCGGGCCCGTCGTCCGCAGGGCGGAGGTCCGGAGCCGGTCGGCCAGGTCACCGAGCAGGTGGTGCCCGCCCAGGCGGGTCCCGGGAGCCGTCGCACCCTGGCGGCTCCCGCGCCCGCGGGCCAGTCCGCCGCTGCCCCGGCAGCGCTGGACCCGGGCCGCACCGAGCAGGGGCGGCCGGGCTCCGACGCGTACGCGACAGGGCGCCCGGCCCTGCCGGGGCAGCGGAGTGCCCCGTAG
- the orn gene encoding oligoribonuclease: MNDRMVWIDCEMTGLSLTEDALIEVAALVTDSELNVLGDGVDIVIRPPDAALETMPEVVRQMHTASGLLDELAGGTTLADAEERVLSYVREHVKEPGKAPLCGNTVGTDRGFLLRDMPSLEGYLHYRIVDVSSVKELARRWFPRAYFNSPEKNGNHRALADIRDSITELRYYREAVFVPQPGPDSERAKSIAARLSSPSA, translated from the coding sequence ATGAACGACCGCATGGTGTGGATCGACTGCGAGATGACCGGGCTCTCGTTGACGGAAGACGCACTGATCGAGGTGGCCGCACTGGTCACCGACTCGGAGTTGAACGTGCTCGGCGACGGGGTGGACATCGTGATCCGCCCGCCGGACGCGGCCCTGGAGACCATGCCCGAGGTGGTGCGGCAGATGCACACCGCCTCGGGCCTGCTCGACGAGCTGGCCGGGGGTACCACCCTGGCCGACGCCGAGGAGCGGGTCCTGTCCTACGTGCGCGAGCACGTGAAGGAGCCCGGCAAGGCCCCGCTCTGCGGAAACACGGTCGGCACCGACCGAGGCTTCCTGCTGCGCGACATGCCGTCGCTGGAGGGCTACCTCCACTACCGGATCGTCGACGTGTCCTCGGTCAAGGAACTGGCCCGCCGCTGGTTCCCGAGGGCGTACTTCAACAGCCCGGAGAAGAACGGCAATCACCGGGCGCTGGCGGACATCCGCGACTCCATCACGGAGCTGCGCTACTACCGCGAGGCGGTCTTCGTCCCGCAGCCGGGACCTGACTCCGAGCGCGCGAAGTCGATCGCGGCGCGACTGTCGTCGCCCTCGGCCTAG